From the Actinomadura luzonensis genome, the window GGAAAAACCCGTCGACGGCGCCTGGCGCTGGATCGACGACACCAAAGTCATCTACCGCACCGCCAAGTACTGGCCCGCCCACCAGAAGGTCACCTTCACCGCCGGCATCACCGGCATCAAAGCCGGCAAAGGCCTCTACGGCACCAAGGACTACACCGCCAGCCTCAAGATCGGCGCCAAGCAGATCAGCAAGGTCAACACCCGCACCCACATGATGTACGTCTACAAGGACGGCAAGAAGGTGCAGACCATGCGCATCAGCGCCGGCATGGCCACCACCCGCGAATACACCACCACCTCCGGCGTCCACCTCACCATGGAACGCGGCAACCCCGTCCGCATGATCTCCCCGGGCCGCAAGAAAGGCGACCCCGGCTACTACGACGTCATGATCAACCACGCCGTCCGCATCTCCAACAGCGGCGAGTACGTCCACGCCAAGAACAACGTCTGGGCCCAAGGCCGCCAGAACGTCAGCCACGGCTGCGTCAACGCCCGCCCCGACCAGGCCCGCTGGTTCTACGACACCATGCAGCGCGGCGACGTCGTCGAGATCACCGGCACCAACCGCGAACTGGAGTGGAACAACGGCTGGGGCTTCTGGCAGATGCCCTACTCCCAGTGGAAGAAGGGCAGCGCCCTCAGCTCCGCCAAGAAGTCCTGACCCCCGCGCCAGAACTCCCGCCTCCCGCCGCCGCCGTCCGTAGGAGCCCCGCCCGCGTGCACATCCGCCCCGGCACCCCCGGCGACATCCCCGCCGTGCTGGCCATGTTCGACTCCGCCGTCGCCTGGCTCGCCGCCCACGGCCGCACCGGCCAATGGGGGGAGCGGCCCTTCACCGGCGACCCCCGCCGCACCGCCCAGGTCAGCGCGTGGGCACACGGCGGCGGCATGCACATCGCCGAACGCCCCGCCGATCCCGCTCCCGCCGATCCCGCTCCCGCCGATCCCGCTCCCGCTGGGCCCTCCGCCCAGCCCTCCGCCGACCCCGGTACCGGTACCGCCCCCGGCGGGCACACCACCGGCGGCGTGCCCGCCGGATGCATCGTCCTGGGCGACGCCCACGACTACGTCACCCCCGCCACCGAACCCGAGCTGTACGTCCAGGCCCTGGTCACCGGCCGCCGCCACGCCGGCCACGACGTCGGCCGCACCCTGCTCGCCTTCGCCGCCGACCAGGCCCGCGAACGCGGCCTGCACCTGCTGCGCGTCGACTGCTACGCCGGCGGCGACGGCCGCCTGGTCGCCTACTACGAAAGCTGCGGCTTCACCCGCCAGGCACCCTTCACCGTAGGGGAGTGGCCCGGCATGCTCCTGCACCGCCGCCTCTGAAACAGTGCCTTCGATCCCCCTGCAATCCAGTCGCGGAAGGGGTACCCGGGCCGCCATGCCGATCGTGCGGATCATCATCCTCACCATGCTCGCCGCGCCATGCTTGTCCCTGCTGCTGGCACTGGTCGGCGCGCCGAAACTCGCCGGCGTCCTGATCGGGCTGGCGGCGGGAGTCCTTCTCCGGGGCGAACCCTCCCGCGCGGCCATGAGCACGTTGTGCGGCAGTGCCTCAGCGGTCCTGATCGGGGCGGCTCTGGGCGGCGGGTCCGGCTTCGCTGATCGGATGGCGGGCTGGCCGGGCTGGCTCGCGGGTGCCGTGCTCGCCTATCTGATCGCGGGCCGGGGCCTGCCTCGCAAGACAGCCCGGGCGGAGAGAAGCCTCGCGCTGCCCGCCGTCCTCGCCGCACTGACCGCGGCCGTGCTCGGGTGCGGGCAACTGGCCGCGGCCAAGGCGATGCGGGTAACGCTGTGGGAGGACTACCACGAATGGGACGGCCCTGGCTGGTATCGCGACCTCACCCAGGCCATCTGGTGTCCGGCGGCGGCGGTGGTGCTCGCCGCGGTGGCCGCGAGCAGGTTTCCCGGCGGGCGCGGCCGTTTCCTGGCTCTTCCGATCGCCGCCTGGCTCGGCTGCGGAGCGACGGCCGGGCCGCTGCAGTACGT encodes:
- a CDS encoding L,D-transpeptidase, with translation MNVAPAWRKPAASLALLAAAALTASCSTAGGGNAAGDPAAPGATTSATPEAPVVKISPAEGSAKVNPDKKIVVAAAGAPLDDVTVEAGGETIEGRYNADKTRWTSKTPLKPSTGYTVTAKAGVTTSTSAFTTAKPERSLQIIDVTPNAKGETLGVGAPIIVTFNQPVTSKATIERALKVEAEKPVDGAWRWIDDTKVIYRTAKYWPAHQKVTFTAGITGIKAGKGLYGTKDYTASLKIGAKQISKVNTRTHMMYVYKDGKKVQTMRISAGMATTREYTTTSGVHLTMERGNPVRMISPGRKKGDPGYYDVMINHAVRISNSGEYVHAKNNVWAQGRQNVSHGCVNARPDQARWFYDTMQRGDVVEITGTNRELEWNNGWGFWQMPYSQWKKGSALSSAKKS
- a CDS encoding GNAT family N-acetyltransferase; protein product: MHIRPGTPGDIPAVLAMFDSAVAWLAAHGRTGQWGERPFTGDPRRTAQVSAWAHGGGMHIAERPADPAPADPAPADPAPAGPSAQPSADPGTGTAPGGHTTGGVPAGCIVLGDAHDYVTPATEPELYVQALVTGRRHAGHDVGRTLLAFAADQARERGLHLLRVDCYAGGDGRLVAYYESCGFTRQAPFTVGEWPGMLLHRRL